The DNA sequence TATTTATTTAAAAATTAAAAATTGGAAATTAAAAATTTAAGGATATGGAAGTAATCGCAAAACTTAATAATTTACGAATTTCGCCTAGAAAAGTAAGACTTGTTGCCAAGGCGATTAAGGGGATGGATGCAATGTCGGCGAAGCATCACCTCGATTATATTATAAAAAAATCAAGCAATCCGATTTCAAAATTGCTTAGTTCGGCAATGGCTAACGGACACAATGGTCTCGGTCTTGTTAAAGAAAATCTTTTTATTAAAGATATTGTGGTTAACGAAGGACCAAAATTAAAAAGAATTATACCAAAGGGATTTGGTATGGCTTCACCAATCGAAAAGAAAACTTCGCATATAAAAATAATATTGGAAGAAAAAGTTCCCGGGTTAAAAAGAGAAGAGACAGTGGTTAAAAAACAAGAGTTAAAAGTTGCGGAGCAGGAAATCCAAGCTGAGTCGGGTGGAACGAAAGAAGGAAAAATGCAGATCAAATTAAAGCCGGATATTAAAAAAGAAATTGGCAAAAAGGGCGGGATATTCGGACAGTCCGGTAAAATTAAAAAGTTTTTCAGAAGAAAAACGATATAGATAACAGCGATTCCAATGCAATGATGACGTCCCACTTCGTGGGTCCCCGCCATCACATTGGAACCTTCGATGACGTGGGACAGAAAATTTCTCCAACATCAATGAGAATTTCGGTAAATAAGGATTGGCTATCCCGCTGGTTTAATGTTAAAAAATATCCTGAATTTTTAAAGGAAGATGTTGCTATCAGAGAATTTTTATCAAAAAAGTTAA is a window from the Candidatus Yanofskybacteria bacterium genome containing:
- the rplV gene encoding 50S ribosomal protein L22 codes for the protein MEVIAKLNNLRISPRKVRLVAKAIKGMDAMSAKHHLDYIIKKSSNPISKLLSSAMANGHNGLGLVKENLFIKDIVVNEGPKLKRIIPKGFGMASPIEKKTSHIKIILEEKVPGLKREETVVKKQELKVAEQEIQAESGGTKEGKMQIKLKPDIKKEIGKKGGIFGQSGKIKKFFRRKTI